In Melanotaenia boesemani isolate fMelBoe1 chromosome 16, fMelBoe1.pri, whole genome shotgun sequence, the following proteins share a genomic window:
- the b3gnt2b gene encoding N-acetyllactosaminide beta-1,3-N-acetylglucosaminyltransferase 2 — protein MALSRRKLKVVVTVVMVNLFIFILSRSNSQDKNGQHKLRTPSEPFWAIPTPSPAYWNRQQQILDTQNNHILLTNYSSTDLPDWLNDTSLPSDLCQPNFRVTTQVKDYNSLPDRFKDFLLYMRCRSYPIMMDQPKICKEPPFLLLAIKSLVPHFDRRQAIRDSWGRAGVVANKTVVTIFLLGNATAVDYHPDLSEMLHYESDRHKDIVQWDFRDSFFNLTVKEVLFLEWIQARCASARFIFKGDDDVFVNTYRILDFLKSISGSKARDLFVGDVIMNAGPHRDKKVKYFIPESMYVGAYPPYAGGGGYLYSGEVAAHLHNMSQHVALYPIDDVYTGMCLRKLGLAPDKHKGFKTFNIEEKYRSNPCAYKTLMLVHPRTPQQMIQIWAWLSKPDLSCP, from the coding sequence ATGGCTCTGTCACGGAGAAAGCTGAAGGTCGTGGTGACAGTGGTGATGGTTAACCTCTTCATTTTCATCCTCTCCCGAAGCAACAGCCAAGACAAAAATGGACAACACAAGCTCCGCACACCCTCCGAACCCTTTTGGGCCATTCCAACCCCCAGTCCTGCTTACTGGAACCGCCAGCAGCAGATTCTGGACACACAGAACAATCACATCTTACTGACAAACTACAGCAGCACAGACTTGCCTGACTGGTTGAATGACACCAGTttaccctctgacctctgtcagcCTAACTTCAGGGTTACCACTCAGGTGAAAGACTACAACTCCCTACCAGATCGCTTCAAGGACTTCCTGCTCTACATGCGATGCCGTTCCTACCCGATCATGATGGACCAGCCAAAAATATGTAAGGAGCCACCATTCCTGCTTCTTGCCATCAAGTCCTTGGTACCACACTTCGACCGCCGTCAGGCAATCCGCGACTCCTGGGGACGCGCCGGCGTTGTTGCCAATAAGACAGTAGTTACCATTTTCCTTCTTGGCAATGCCACAGCTGTGGACTACCACCCGGATTTATCCGAGATGCTGCATTACGAGAGCGACCGCCATAAAGACATTGTCCAGTGGGATTTCCGGGATTCATTTTTCAACTTGACTGTCAAAGAAGTTCTGTTTCTGGAGTGGATCCAGGCTCGATGCGCCAGCGCTCGCTTCATCTTCAAAGGGGACGATGACGTCTTTGTCAACACCTACCGAATCCTGGACTTCCTCAAAAGTATATCAGGGTCCAAAGCCAGGGATCTATTTGTGGGTGACGTTATCATGAATGCGGGGCCACATCGTGACAAGAAGGTGAAGTACTTCATCCCAGAGAGCATGTATGTCGGTGCATACCCTCCATACGCAGGAGGAGGTGGGTACCTTTACTCTGGTGAGGTTGCTGCTCACCTGCACAACATGTCACAACATGTAGCGCTCTACCCCATTGATGACGTCTACACTGGTATGTGTCTTCGAAAGCTGGGGCTGGCCCCTGACAAACACAAAGGCTTCAAGACCTTTAACATAGAGGAGAAGTACAGGTCAAATCCCTGCGCGTACAAGACCTTAATGTTAGTTCACCCGAGAACCCCACAGCAGATGATCCAGATTTGGGCCTGGCTCAGTAAACCTGACTTGAGTTGCCCATGA